A genomic region of Mycolicibacterium poriferae contains the following coding sequences:
- a CDS encoding alpha/beta fold hydrolase, which yields MPPPDPSTVRIDGPWRHLDVHANGIRFHVVEADQRADTDDASRPFTDRPLVIMLHGFGSFWWSWRHQLTGLSGARVVAVDLRGYGASDKPPRGYDGWTLAGDTAGLVRALGHNSATLVGHADGGLVCWATSVLHPRVVRAVAVVSSPHPAALRASALRRRDQGRALLPWMLRYQVPIWPERSLTRHDGAELERLVRSRSSAAWQAGDDFAETIGHLRRAIQIPSAAHSALEYQRWAARSQLRGEGRRFMRSMKRPMSVPVLHLRGDGDPYVLADPVNRTRQYAPHGRYASIAGAGHYAHEEAPGQVNDQLTRFLEQVYARPVS from the coding sequence ATGCCCCCACCTGATCCGTCGACTGTGCGGATCGACGGGCCGTGGCGACACCTGGATGTGCACGCCAACGGCATTCGGTTCCACGTCGTCGAGGCCGACCAGCGTGCCGACACCGACGACGCGTCCCGCCCGTTCACCGACCGCCCGCTGGTGATCATGCTGCACGGGTTCGGCTCGTTCTGGTGGTCGTGGCGCCACCAGCTGACCGGCTTGTCGGGCGCCCGGGTGGTCGCCGTCGACCTGCGCGGCTACGGAGCCAGCGACAAGCCCCCTCGCGGATACGACGGGTGGACGCTGGCCGGTGACACCGCCGGGCTGGTCCGCGCGCTCGGGCACAACAGCGCCACGCTGGTGGGGCACGCCGACGGCGGCCTGGTGTGCTGGGCCACGTCGGTGCTGCACCCGAGGGTGGTGCGGGCGGTCGCCGTGGTGAGTTCACCGCACCCGGCGGCACTGCGCGCCTCGGCGCTGCGGCGCCGGGACCAGGGCCGGGCGCTGCTGCCGTGGATGCTGCGCTACCAGGTCCCGATCTGGCCCGAGCGCAGCCTGACCCGCCACGACGGCGCCGAGCTCGAACGGTTGGTGCGCAGCAGGTCCAGCGCCGCGTGGCAGGCCGGTGACGACTTCGCCGAGACCATCGGCCATCTGCGGCGGGCCATCCAGATCCCCTCGGCTGCGCATTCGGCGCTGGAGTACCAGCGCTGGGCGGCGCGCAGCCAGCTGCGGGGCGAGGGTCGGCGGTTCATGCGCTCGATGAAGCGACCGATGTCGGTGCCGGTGCTGCACCTGCGCGGCGACGGCGATCCGTATGTGCTGGCCGATCCCGTGAACCGGACCCGGCAGTACGCTCCGCACGGGCGCTATGCGTCGATCGCCGGCGCGGGGCACTACGCCCACGAGGAAGCGCCCGGCCAGGTCAACGACCAGCTGACCCGGTTCCTCGAGCAGGTCTACGCCCGACCGGTCAGCTGA
- the marP gene encoding acid resistance serine protease MarP codes for MTSSQWLDIAILAVALIAAISGWRSGAPGSLLALVGVALGAVAGVLLAPHVVDHISGPRTKLFATLFLILVLVVIGEIAGVVLGRAVRGAIRNPVLRVADSVVGVAVQLVLVLTAAWLLGSALSSSPQPNLAAAVRDSKVIAEVDAVAPSWLRSASERLAALWDTAGLHDVLKPFGPTAVAAVDAPDAALAESAVVGATSPSVVKVRGLASSCQKVLEGSGFVVAPNRVMSNAHVVAGSESVSIEVGGQSYEAGVVSYDPDADISILDVPNLPSAPLQFADGEAPSGTDGIVMGYPGGGDFTATPARVREIIELNGPDIYRTTTVTREVYTIRGTVKQGNSGGPMINRSGKVLGVVFGAAVDDADTGFVLTADEVARQMARVGNVDRVPTGTCIS; via the coding sequence ATGACATCTTCACAATGGCTGGACATCGCCATTCTCGCTGTCGCGCTCATCGCCGCCATCTCGGGCTGGCGATCCGGAGCGCCTGGTTCGCTGCTGGCCCTCGTCGGGGTTGCCCTGGGCGCGGTAGCCGGTGTGCTGCTGGCCCCGCACGTGGTGGACCACATCAGCGGACCCCGCACCAAGTTGTTCGCGACCCTGTTCCTGATCCTGGTGCTGGTCGTCATCGGTGAGATCGCCGGTGTCGTGCTGGGCCGAGCGGTCCGTGGCGCCATCCGCAACCCGGTGCTGCGGGTCGCCGACTCGGTCGTCGGGGTGGCGGTGCAGCTCGTGCTGGTGCTCACCGCCGCATGGCTGCTCGGGTCCGCGCTGAGCTCGTCCCCGCAACCCAACCTCGCGGCGGCGGTGCGTGACTCGAAGGTGATCGCCGAAGTCGACGCGGTCGCGCCGAGCTGGCTGCGGTCGGCGTCGGAACGACTGGCGGCACTGTGGGACACCGCCGGCCTGCACGACGTGCTCAAACCGTTCGGGCCGACCGCGGTCGCCGCCGTCGACGCCCCCGACGCCGCGCTGGCCGAATCAGCCGTCGTCGGTGCGACGAGCCCCAGCGTGGTGAAGGTCCGGGGGCTGGCCTCGAGTTGCCAGAAAGTGCTCGAAGGCAGCGGCTTCGTCGTCGCGCCGAACCGGGTGATGTCCAACGCCCACGTGGTGGCCGGATCCGAGAGCGTGTCCATCGAGGTGGGCGGGCAGAGCTACGAGGCCGGGGTGGTCAGCTACGACCCGGACGCCGACATCTCGATTCTCGACGTGCCCAACCTGCCGTCCGCGCCGCTGCAGTTCGCCGACGGTGAGGCCCCGTCGGGCACCGACGGCATCGTCATGGGCTATCCCGGCGGCGGCGATTTCACGGCCACACCGGCACGGGTCCGGGAGATCATCGAACTCAACGGCCCCGACATCTACCGCACCACGACCGTCACCCGCGAGGTGTACACCATCAGAGGAACCGTCAAGCAGGGCAATTCGGGCGGGCCGATGATCAACCGCAGCGGCAAGGTGCTCGGCGTGGTGTTCGGCGCCGCGGTCGACGACGCCGACACCGGCTTCGTGCTCACCGCCGACGAAGTCGCGCGGCAGATGGCCCGGGTGGGCAACGTCGATCGGGTGCCCACCGGCACCTGCATCAGCTGA
- a CDS encoding NUDIX hydrolase, giving the protein MSWDSGTGDLAPDAAPPWLAPLVHRPEAVKHAYRRRVPAEVLAALTAANTTAALTGARRDAAVLVLFSGPGGGEAGMLPDDADLLVTVRSSTLRHHAGQAAFPGGAADPGDQGPVHTALREATEETGLETSRLHPLATLEKMFIPPSGFHVVPVLAYSPDPGPVAVVDEAETAAVARVPVRAFVNPRNRIMVYRRENTRRTAGPAFLLHEMLVWGFTGQVISAMLDVAGWARPWDTENVVELNEAMTRLDAQDSYGEAQR; this is encoded by the coding sequence GTGAGCTGGGACAGCGGCACCGGCGATCTGGCTCCCGACGCCGCCCCACCGTGGCTGGCGCCGCTGGTGCACCGGCCCGAGGCCGTCAAGCACGCCTACCGCCGGCGGGTGCCCGCCGAGGTGCTGGCCGCGCTCACGGCCGCCAACACCACCGCCGCGCTGACCGGTGCCCGCCGCGACGCCGCGGTCCTGGTGCTGTTCTCCGGACCCGGCGGCGGGGAGGCGGGCATGCTTCCCGACGACGCCGATCTACTCGTCACGGTGCGGTCGTCGACGTTGCGTCACCACGCCGGGCAGGCGGCATTTCCGGGCGGCGCCGCCGACCCGGGGGACCAGGGCCCGGTGCACACCGCGTTGCGAGAAGCCACCGAGGAGACCGGGCTGGAGACGAGCCGACTGCACCCGCTGGCGACCCTGGAGAAGATGTTCATCCCGCCGTCGGGGTTCCACGTGGTGCCGGTGCTGGCCTATTCGCCGGACCCGGGTCCCGTCGCCGTCGTCGACGAAGCCGAGACCGCCGCGGTGGCGCGGGTGCCGGTGCGTGCGTTCGTCAACCCGCGCAACCGCATCATGGTCTACCGGCGGGAGAACACCCGACGCACCGCGGGGCCGGCATTCCTGCTGCACGAGATGCTGGTGTGGGGATTCACCGGGCAGGTGATCTCGGCGATGCTCGATGTCGCCGGGTGGGCGCGACCGTGGGACACCGAGAACGTGGTCGAACTCAACGAGGCAATGACGCGTCTGGACGCCCAGGACAGCTACGGTGAAGCACAACGATGA
- a CDS encoding TlpA family protein disulfide reductase has translation MSVSARWSIVAMVVLVALGAALWAELGDDPGAGRAGSSASDTVSARDRRDADTAEALVAPRARADLDPCPGPGEGAGPERLRGIVLECAGDGAPVDVARALAGRTVVLNLWAYWCGPCADELPAMAEYQRRMGPEVTVLTVHQDENESAALLQLAELGVHLPTLQDGRRLIAAALRVPNVMPATVVLRPDGSVAEILPRSFATADEIAAAVDPQIGESR, from the coding sequence ATGAGTGTGTCGGCGCGTTGGAGCATCGTGGCGATGGTGGTTCTCGTCGCCCTCGGTGCCGCGCTGTGGGCCGAACTCGGCGACGATCCGGGGGCCGGACGGGCCGGCTCGAGCGCGTCGGACACGGTGTCCGCGCGGGACCGTCGAGACGCCGACACCGCCGAGGCGCTCGTGGCGCCTCGGGCGCGGGCCGACCTCGATCCCTGCCCGGGACCGGGTGAGGGCGCCGGTCCGGAGCGACTCCGCGGCATCGTGCTGGAATGCGCCGGTGACGGTGCTCCCGTCGACGTGGCCAGGGCGCTGGCCGGGCGAACCGTCGTACTGAACCTGTGGGCCTACTGGTGCGGCCCGTGCGCCGACGAGCTACCCGCCATGGCCGAGTACCAGCGCCGCATGGGGCCCGAGGTGACCGTGCTGACGGTGCACCAGGACGAGAACGAGAGTGCGGCGTTGCTGCAGCTCGCCGAACTGGGCGTGCACCTGCCGACGTTGCAGGACGGGCGACGTCTCATCGCCGCTGCTCTGCGGGTGCCCAACGTGATGCCGGCCACGGTCGTGCTGCGCCCGGACGGTAGCGTTGCCGAGATCCTGCCCCGATCGTTTGCGACCGCTGACGAGATCGCCGCAGCGGTCGATCCGCAGATTGGAGAGTCGAGGTGA
- the nth gene encoding endonuclease III gives MTVSEPSAGKRAAAKAARGASSRKWDAETRLGLVRRARRMNRTLAQAFPHVYCELDFTNPLELTVATILSAQSTDKRVNLTTPALFHTYRTALDYARADRTELEELIRPTGFYRNKANSLIRLGQELVERFDGEVPATIDELVTLPGVGRKTANVILGNAFDVPGITVDTHFGRLVRRWRWTAEEDPVKVEHAVGELIDRSEWTLLSHRVIFHGRRVCHARKPACGVCVLAKDCPSYGLGPTDPLVAAPLVKGPETEHLLALAGL, from the coding sequence GTGACCGTCAGCGAGCCCTCGGCAGGAAAGCGCGCCGCCGCCAAGGCGGCTCGCGGCGCCTCGTCACGCAAATGGGACGCCGAGACCCGGCTGGGGCTCGTCCGGCGCGCCCGCCGGATGAATCGCACGCTGGCGCAAGCGTTTCCGCACGTGTACTGCGAGCTGGACTTCACCAACCCGCTCGAACTGACCGTCGCGACCATTCTGTCGGCGCAGAGCACCGACAAGCGGGTGAACCTGACCACGCCTGCGCTGTTCCACACGTACCGCACCGCGCTGGACTACGCGCGCGCCGATCGCACCGAGCTCGAGGAGCTGATCCGGCCGACGGGCTTCTACCGCAACAAGGCCAATTCGCTGATCCGGCTGGGCCAGGAGCTGGTGGAGCGTTTCGACGGGGAAGTGCCGGCCACCATCGATGAGCTGGTCACGTTGCCGGGGGTGGGCCGCAAGACCGCCAACGTCATCCTCGGCAATGCTTTCGACGTCCCCGGCATCACCGTCGACACCCATTTCGGCCGGCTGGTCCGGCGTTGGCGGTGGACGGCCGAGGAGGACCCGGTGAAGGTGGAGCACGCCGTCGGCGAGCTCATCGACCGCAGCGAGTGGACGCTGCTGAGCCATCGGGTGATCTTCCACGGCCGCCGCGTCTGCCATGCCCGCAAACCGGCCTGCGGGGTGTGCGTGCTGGCCAAGGACTGCCCGTCCTACGGACTCGGCCCGACCGATCCGCTGGTTGCGGCCCCCCTGGTGAAAGGGCCGGAAACCGAGCACCTGCTGGCGCTGGCCGGCCTGTAG
- the crp gene encoding cAMP-activated global transcriptional regulator CRP — translation MDEILARAGIFQGVEPSAVSALTKQLQPVDFPRGHTVFAEGEPGDRLYIIISGKVKIGRRSPDGRENLLTIMGPSDMFGELSIFDPGPRTSSATTITEVRAVSMDREALRAWIADRPEIAEQLLRVLARRLRRTNNNLADLIFTDVPGRVAKQLLQLAQRFGTQEGGALRVTHDLTQEEIAQLVGASRETVNKALADFAHRGWIRLEGKSVLISDSERLARRAR, via the coding sequence GTGGACGAGATCCTGGCCAGGGCCGGAATCTTCCAGGGGGTGGAACCCAGCGCCGTATCCGCGCTGACCAAACAACTGCAGCCCGTGGACTTCCCGCGCGGACACACCGTGTTCGCCGAAGGGGAGCCTGGGGACCGGCTGTACATCATCATCTCCGGCAAGGTGAAGATCGGTCGCCGCTCGCCGGACGGCCGGGAGAATCTGCTGACGATCATGGGACCGTCCGACATGTTCGGCGAGCTGTCCATCTTCGACCCGGGCCCGCGCACCTCGAGCGCCACCACCATCACCGAGGTGCGAGCGGTGTCGATGGACCGCGAAGCGTTGCGCGCGTGGATCGCCGACCGGCCCGAGATCGCCGAGCAGCTGCTGCGCGTGCTGGCCCGCCGTCTGCGCCGCACCAACAACAACCTCGCCGACCTGATCTTCACCGACGTGCCCGGTCGGGTCGCCAAGCAGCTCCTACAGCTCGCCCAGCGGTTCGGCACCCAGGAGGGCGGGGCGCTGCGCGTGACGCACGACCTGACCCAGGAGGAGATCGCCCAGCTCGTCGGCGCTTCCCGCGAGACCGTCAACAAGGCGCTGGCCGATTTCGCCCACCGCGGCTGGATCCGGCTGGAGGGCAAGAGTGTACTGATCAGCGACTCCGAGCGGCTGGCGCGCCGAGCGAGGTAA
- a CDS encoding MBL fold metallo-hydrolase, producing the protein MQHPAYGLLRPVTDSASVLLCNNPGKMTLEGTNTWVLRGPGSDEMVVVDPGPDDPGVSDEHIERLAALGPIPLVLISHKHTDHTGGIDRIVDLTGAVVRSVGSGFLRGMGGPLTDGERIDAAGLRITVMATPGHTADSVSFLVDNAGGGRPDGTGAVLTADTVLGRGTTVIDREDGDLGDYLESLRRLRGLGHRAVLPGHGPELDDIAAISQTYLAHREERLDQVRAALTELGEEADARQVVEHVYTDVDESLWDVAEWSVQAQLNYLRR; encoded by the coding sequence CTGCAGCATCCCGCCTACGGCCTACTGAGGCCGGTGACGGACAGCGCGTCGGTGCTGCTGTGCAACAACCCGGGCAAGATGACGCTGGAGGGCACCAACACCTGGGTGCTGCGCGGCCCGGGCAGCGACGAGATGGTCGTGGTCGATCCCGGACCCGATGACCCGGGAGTCTCCGACGAGCACATCGAGCGCCTCGCGGCGCTCGGCCCGATCCCGCTGGTGCTGATCAGCCACAAGCACACCGACCACACCGGCGGGATTGACCGCATCGTCGACCTGACGGGCGCGGTGGTGCGCTCGGTGGGCAGCGGTTTCCTGCGCGGGATGGGCGGGCCACTGACCGACGGTGAGCGGATCGACGCAGCCGGACTGCGGATCACCGTGATGGCCACCCCGGGCCACACCGCGGACTCGGTGTCGTTTCTCGTCGACAACGCCGGGGGCGGGCGGCCCGACGGGACGGGTGCGGTCCTGACCGCGGACACCGTCCTGGGGCGAGGCACCACGGTCATCGACCGCGAGGACGGCGACCTCGGTGACTACCTCGAGTCGCTGCGCCGCCTGCGCGGCCTCGGCCATCGCGCGGTGCTCCCCGGGCACGGCCCCGAACTCGACGACATCGCCGCGATCAGCCAGACCTACCTCGCGCATCGGGAGGAGCGGCTCGATCAGGTGCGCGCCGCGCTCACCGAGCTGGGGGAGGAGGCGGACGCGCGCCAGGTGGTCGAGCACGTCTACACCGACGTGGACGAGAGCTTGTGGGACGTCGCCGAGTGGTCGGTGCAGGCCCAGCTGAACTACCTGCGCCGCTGA
- a CDS encoding RidA family protein, translating into MTAWSARLTELGIELPDVVKPVAAYVPAARTGNLVYTAGQLPMTEGELPARGKVGDAVSPEQAKELARQCGLNALAAVDALVGIDAVVKVVKVVGFVASAPGFGGQPAVINGASELFGEVFGDAGAHARSAVGVSELPMDAPVEVEIIVEVVPAA; encoded by the coding sequence GTGACCGCCTGGTCGGCGCGTCTGACCGAGCTCGGCATCGAGCTCCCCGACGTGGTCAAGCCCGTCGCGGCGTATGTCCCCGCGGCCCGGACCGGCAACTTGGTCTACACCGCCGGACAGCTCCCGATGACCGAGGGCGAGCTGCCGGCAAGAGGCAAGGTGGGTGACGCGGTGTCCCCGGAGCAGGCCAAGGAGCTGGCCCGGCAGTGCGGGCTGAACGCGCTGGCCGCGGTGGACGCGCTGGTGGGGATCGACGCGGTGGTCAAGGTGGTCAAGGTGGTGGGCTTCGTCGCGTCGGCGCCGGGCTTCGGCGGCCAGCCCGCCGTGATCAACGGCGCCTCGGAGCTGTTCGGCGAGGTGTTCGGTGACGCCGGGGCACACGCCCGGTCGGCGGTCGGGGTGTCCGAACTTCCGATGGACGCACCGGTCGAGGTCGAGATCATTGTCGAGGTTGTGCCGGCCGCGTGA
- a CDS encoding DUF4177 domain-containing protein, with translation MSESNRWEYATVPLLTHATKQILDQWGEDGWELVSVLPGPTGEQHVAYLKRPK, from the coding sequence ATGAGTGAATCGAACCGCTGGGAGTATGCGACCGTCCCGCTGCTGACGCACGCCACCAAGCAGATCCTCGACCAGTGGGGCGAGGACGGCTGGGAGTTGGTGTCGGTGCTGCCCGGCCCCACCGGCGAACAGCACGTCGCCTACCTCAAGCGGCCCAAGTGA
- a CDS encoding ArsA family ATPase: MASTPNGSTSIGWPSRLTKARLHFVSGKGGTGKSTIAASLALALAAGGRKVLLVEVEGRQGIAQLFDVPPLPYEEVKIATAEGGGQVNALAIDTEAAFLEYLDMFYNLGLAGRAMRRIGAVEFATTIAPGLRDVLLTGKVKEVVTRTAKDARPKHSVYDAVVVDSPPTGRIARFLDVTKAVSDLAKGGPVHSQAEGVVKLLHSDLTAIHLVTLLEALPIQETVEAIQELREMELPIGSVIVNRTIPAYLAPDDLAKAAEGDVDADAVRSGLATAGITLSDTDFAGLLTETIQHATRVAARAESAEQLVEIDVPRLQLPTLTDGVDLGSLYELAEELARQGVR, translated from the coding sequence GTGGCTAGCACACCAAACGGGTCGACGTCGATCGGTTGGCCCTCCCGCCTGACCAAAGCGCGCCTGCACTTCGTCTCCGGCAAAGGCGGTACGGGAAAGTCCACGATCGCCGCGTCGCTCGCGCTGGCCTTGGCCGCCGGCGGTCGCAAGGTGTTGCTGGTCGAAGTCGAAGGGCGCCAAGGCATTGCGCAGCTGTTCGACGTTCCCCCGCTGCCCTACGAAGAGGTCAAGATCGCGACCGCCGAGGGTGGCGGGCAGGTCAACGCGCTGGCCATCGACACCGAGGCGGCGTTCCTCGAGTACCTCGACATGTTCTACAACCTGGGGCTGGCCGGGCGGGCGATGCGCCGCATCGGCGCTGTCGAGTTCGCGACGACGATCGCTCCGGGGCTGCGCGACGTGCTGCTCACCGGCAAGGTCAAGGAGGTCGTGACCAGGACGGCCAAGGATGCGCGGCCCAAGCATTCGGTCTACGACGCGGTGGTGGTCGACTCGCCGCCGACCGGGCGCATCGCGCGGTTCCTCGACGTCACCAAGGCGGTCTCCGACCTCGCCAAGGGCGGCCCGGTGCACTCGCAGGCCGAGGGCGTGGTGAAGTTGCTGCACTCCGATCTGACGGCCATCCACCTCGTGACCCTGCTGGAGGCCTTGCCGATCCAGGAGACCGTCGAGGCCATCCAGGAACTGCGGGAGATGGAACTGCCGATCGGCAGCGTCATCGTCAACCGGACCATTCCCGCGTACCTGGCACCCGACGACCTCGCCAAGGCGGCCGAGGGGGACGTCGACGCCGACGCGGTGCGCTCCGGGTTGGCCACCGCCGGGATCACGCTGTCCGACACGGACTTCGCGGGGCTGTTGACCGAGACCATTCAGCACGCCACCCGGGTCGCGGCCCGCGCCGAGAGTGCCGAGCAGCTGGTCGAGATCGATGTGCCCCGGCTGCAACTGCCCACCCTGACCGACGGGGTGGACCTGGGCAGCCTG